One window of Alkaliphilus metalliredigens QYMF genomic DNA carries:
- a CDS encoding PTS mannitol transporter subunit IICBA encodes MNVDTVTKENHVNKSTQERIQGFGRFLSGMVMPNIGAFIAWGLITALFIPTGWIPNENLSELVGPMIIYLLPLLIGYTGGKMVGGIRGGVIGAVATMGVIVGVDIPMFIGAMLMGPIGGYAIKKFDEAVEGKVPAGFEMLVNNFSAGIIGTLVALLAYLAIGPVVQGLNDVLKTGVEAMVNAGFLPLSSLLIEPGKILFLNNAMNHGVLGPLGMQEASSLGKSIFFLLETNPGPGLGILLAYWTFAKGMVKQSAPGAIIIHFLGGIHEIYFPYVLMNPILLVAVMAGGASGVLTFSILGAGLVATPSPGSIFALMAMTPRGGYFVVLAGVIVSTTVSFLIAAYFIKRSNNKLDEGEFTEAKEKVAEFKGKKSTLIVSKIIFACDAGMGSSAMAATGLRSKLKEMGLNIQVVNIPVNEIPHDAELVITHEGLTNRAKGMAPNAEHISIKDYFNDPEIDRLMTRLQSKTDLSNIVEVSEVEENKILRKSNIKLNLKSMEKDEAIKMVGQLLVDSGYVDAGYIDAMLEREAQLSTYIGKGVAIPHGVGAAKSKIKKSGMAVLQFPEGISFGEETVYILIGIAGAGNEHLSILSNIACAFEDDDDVEMLKSTKNVDEIYHKFTVEAI; translated from the coding sequence ATGAATGTTGATACAGTGACAAAGGAGAATCATGTGAATAAGAGTACCCAAGAAAGAATACAGGGCTTCGGAAGATTCCTAAGTGGAATGGTGATGCCAAATATAGGTGCATTCATCGCCTGGGGGTTAATCACAGCGTTGTTTATTCCCACGGGATGGATACCAAATGAAAACTTATCAGAATTAGTCGGACCCATGATCATCTATCTACTTCCATTGTTAATCGGTTATACGGGAGGAAAAATGGTCGGTGGCATAAGGGGTGGGGTAATTGGTGCCGTAGCCACCATGGGTGTTATCGTTGGCGTGGATATACCCATGTTTATTGGGGCCATGCTCATGGGCCCAATAGGGGGATATGCAATCAAGAAATTTGATGAAGCGGTAGAAGGAAAAGTACCAGCAGGCTTTGAAATGCTAGTGAATAACTTTTCAGCAGGCATTATCGGTACCCTGGTAGCACTACTGGCATACCTAGCAATTGGGCCGGTGGTACAAGGACTAAACGACGTGCTCAAGACAGGCGTAGAGGCAATGGTTAATGCAGGTTTTCTACCCTTAAGCTCATTACTCATCGAACCAGGTAAAATCCTATTTCTAAACAACGCCATGAACCATGGGGTGTTAGGACCATTGGGGATGCAAGAGGCAAGTTCATTAGGAAAATCAATCTTCTTCCTATTGGAAACCAACCCGGGACCAGGACTTGGAATCCTACTGGCCTATTGGACGTTTGCAAAGGGAATGGTGAAGCAATCAGCACCAGGAGCCATCATCATTCACTTCTTAGGCGGAATCCATGAAATTTACTTCCCCTATGTACTGATGAATCCAATTTTATTGGTAGCAGTCATGGCAGGAGGAGCCAGTGGCGTCTTAACATTTAGCATATTAGGGGCAGGTCTAGTGGCAACCCCTTCACCAGGAAGTATATTTGCATTAATGGCAATGACTCCACGGGGAGGTTATTTTGTAGTATTAGCAGGGGTAATTGTATCTACAACAGTGAGCTTTCTAATAGCGGCTTACTTCATCAAGAGATCAAACAATAAATTAGATGAAGGTGAATTCACAGAGGCAAAGGAAAAAGTCGCAGAATTTAAGGGCAAAAAATCAACGCTAATAGTGAGTAAAATTATATTTGCATGTGATGCTGGAATGGGCTCAAGTGCCATGGCGGCCACGGGTTTAAGATCAAAATTGAAGGAAATGGGATTGAATATACAAGTCGTTAATATACCAGTTAACGAAATTCCCCATGATGCAGAGCTGGTTATCACCCATGAAGGGTTAACAAACAGAGCTAAGGGAATGGCTCCAAATGCAGAACATATCTCCATTAAAGATTACTTTAATGATCCGGAAATTGATCGTTTAATGACGAGACTCCAAAGTAAAACTGACTTATCAAATATAGTTGAAGTCAGTGAAGTTGAAGAAAATAAGATACTGAGAAAATCAAATATAAAGCTTAATTTAAAAAGTATGGAAAAAGATGAAGCCATAAAAATGGTGGGACAGCTACTGGTAGATAGTGGGTATGTTGATGCCGGATACATTGATGCCATGCTTGAAAGGGAAGCGCAATTGAGTACCTATATAGGAAAGGGTGTCGCAATTCCCCATGGTGTGGGAGCGGCAAAGAGTAAGATTAAGAAATCAGGAATGGCAGTACTACAATTCCCAGAAGGAATATCCTTTGGTGAAGAAACGGTCTATATACTCATCGGCATAGCAGGAGCTGGGAATGAACATTTAAGTATATTATCTAATATTGCTTGTGCTTTTGAGGATGATGACGATGTTGAGATGCTTAAAAGCACAAAAAATGTAGATGAAATCTATCATAAATTTACAGTGGAAGCAATTTAA
- a CDS encoding YciI family protein, whose protein sequence is MQFLVTGYDGTDEGALKRRLAVRAEHMELAASMKKEGKYLYAVAILDATEKMVGSVLVVDFPTREDLDEWLKIEPYVTGEVWKIIEIKACKVPPFFME, encoded by the coding sequence ATGCAATTTTTAGTTACTGGTTATGATGGAACTGACGAAGGTGCACTAAAAAGACGTCTTGCGGTTCGTGCTGAACATATGGAACTTGCTGCTTCCATGAAAAAAGAAGGAAAGTATTTATATGCAGTTGCCATATTAGATGCCACTGAAAAAATGGTAGGTTCTGTACTCGTTGTAGATTTTCCTACTAGAGAAGATCTTGACGAGTGGTTAAAAATCGAGCCCTATGTTACAGGAGAGGTGTGGAAGATAATAGAAATCAAAGCTTGTAAAGTGCCTCCTTTCTTTATGGAGTAA
- the pfkB gene encoding 1-phosphofructokinase, with product MIVTLTLNPAVDKTIEIDSFQINHVNRVSSARLDAGGKGINVSKGVHTLGEKSKAMGILAGKSGQFIKEQLDILKIDNDFLFVGGETRTNIKVVDRINHSNTDINEKGPDIAEPDLAEVICKTLEAVHDGDILVLSGSVPSNIDSNIYGVLIARAKEKGVKTILDADGALLKQGIKAGPYLVKPNIYELERLYNTQITSKEKAIEVAMDIFAYGVELIVISLGEEGSILMTKEETVIVEGIEVDVISTVGAGDSMVAALAVAIHRDYPLEKAIRLATATSAASVMTSGTETGEMNVIEQLEKKVKLISYDNREVVK from the coding sequence ATGATCGTAACGTTAACGTTAAATCCTGCAGTGGATAAAACCATTGAGATAGATAGTTTTCAAATAAATCATGTGAATCGAGTCTCATCAGCTAGATTAGATGCTGGGGGAAAAGGAATTAATGTATCAAAGGGAGTACATACCCTAGGAGAAAAAAGTAAAGCCATGGGTATTTTAGCCGGAAAATCTGGGCAGTTCATTAAAGAACAATTAGACATTTTAAAAATTGACAATGACTTTTTGTTTGTAGGGGGAGAAACGAGAACCAATATAAAAGTTGTCGATAGAATCAATCATTCAAATACAGATATCAACGAGAAGGGACCGGACATAGCTGAACCTGATTTAGCAGAAGTAATCTGTAAAACATTAGAGGCAGTACATGATGGAGATATTTTAGTTTTATCGGGAAGTGTTCCTAGCAATATAGATAGTAATATTTATGGGGTTTTAATAGCCAGGGCAAAGGAAAAGGGTGTCAAAACAATATTAGATGCAGATGGCGCGCTATTAAAGCAGGGAATAAAGGCAGGACCCTATTTAGTGAAGCCTAATATTTATGAGCTGGAAAGACTTTACAATACCCAGATTACAAGTAAAGAGAAAGCCATAGAGGTTGCAATGGATATTTTTGCATATGGAGTTGAATTGATAGTCATTTCTTTAGGTGAAGAGGGTTCGATCTTGATGACGAAGGAAGAAACCGTAATTGTAGAGGGAATAGAGGTGGACGTCATCAGTACAGTAGGGGCAGGAGACTCAATGGTTGCAGCTCTAGCCGTAGCAATCCATAGGGACTACCCATTAGAAAAAGCAATTAGGTTAGCCACAGCAACAAGTGCGGCCAGCGTCATGACCTCTGGTACCGAAACTGGTGAGATGAATGTGATTGAGCAGTTAGAAAAGAAAGTTAAGTTGATTTCTTATGACAATAGAGAGGTGGTTAAATAA
- a CDS encoding 4a-hydroxytetrahydrobiopterin dehydratase yields MNNLAEKKCIPCSLGTPPLSSDEIKRYISQLHEEWKVINDHHLEREFKFKNFKEALSYTNVIGQLAEKEGHHPDMLLSWGKVKITLFTHKIDGLSESDFVFAAKVDKQQSE; encoded by the coding sequence ATGAACAATTTAGCAGAAAAAAAATGTATACCTTGTAGTCTTGGAACACCCCCTTTATCATCTGATGAAATAAAAAGATATATCAGCCAATTGCATGAGGAATGGAAAGTGATCAATGATCACCACCTTGAAAGGGAATTTAAGTTTAAAAACTTTAAAGAGGCTTTAAGTTATACCAATGTTATTGGCCAATTAGCAGAAAAAGAAGGCCATCATCCAGATATGCTTTTATCTTGGGGAAAGGTTAAAATTACATTGTTTACCCATAAAATAGATGGATTAAGTGAGAGTGACTTTGTATTTGCTGCCAAGGTAGATAAACAGCAAAGTGAATGA
- a CDS encoding amidohydrolase family protein, with protein MKIIDAHLHFSEVKRFRNCAEKISQINYSMEGLKEDFESNEIVTGIAMGLEETHDKAFPDAEQRNPMEANLEGTLPSWLKYCLGINPLQLKNDPLGEFLTIERKLQEQAVVGIKLYPGYYPVAVTNAIYRPIYHLAEAYGVPVTIHCGKTYAVKGYLHDSHPLLVNQVALQYPNVKFIIAHLGDPWVMDTAAIISNNSNVFADLSGLVIGDQQSVRQRMESKLFVEHIQRALDYAASYDKILYGSDWPLVQLNIYINWIKGLIAQQYHKDVFYENAIKVYDGLLK; from the coding sequence ATGAAGATTATTGATGCCCATTTACATTTTTCTGAGGTTAAACGATTTAGAAATTGCGCTGAGAAGATATCACAAATCAATTATTCCATGGAAGGATTAAAAGAAGACTTTGAAAGCAATGAGATCGTGACTGGCATTGCTATGGGGCTAGAGGAAACTCATGACAAGGCCTTTCCTGATGCGGAACAAAGAAATCCAATGGAGGCAAATCTTGAAGGTACACTACCCTCATGGTTGAAGTACTGCTTAGGGATCAATCCCCTTCAACTTAAAAATGACCCCCTGGGGGAATTCCTTACAATTGAAAGGAAGCTTCAGGAACAAGCTGTGGTGGGTATTAAACTATACCCTGGATATTATCCCGTTGCCGTAACAAATGCCATCTATAGGCCAATTTATCATCTAGCAGAAGCTTATGGAGTTCCCGTCACAATTCATTGTGGAAAAACCTATGCCGTTAAAGGTTATTTACATGATTCCCATCCATTACTCGTCAACCAGGTGGCCCTACAATACCCCAACGTGAAATTTATTATTGCTCATTTGGGTGATCCGTGGGTAATGGACACAGCTGCAATCATTTCGAATAATAGCAATGTTTTTGCAGATCTTTCGGGACTTGTGATTGGAGATCAACAAAGTGTTCGCCAGAGAATGGAGAGCAAACTATTTGTTGAACACATACAAAGAGCCTTAGATTATGCAGCAAGCTATGATAAAATTCTATACGGATCTGACTGGCCACTTGTACAGTTGAATATTTATATTAACTGGATAAAAGGATTAATTGCACAACAATATCACAAGGATGTTTTTTATGAGAATGCCATAAAAGTATATGATGGTTTATTAAAATAA
- a CDS encoding zinc-binding dehydrogenase, whose product MKTKAVRLYGANDLRLEEFELPKIKEDEILVKVITDSICMSTYKAASLGKNHKRVPEDIHENPIIVGHEFAGVIVEVGKKWQHQFKAGDKFAIQPALNYKGSMASPGYSYKYFGGNCTYTIIPQEVMELGCLLPYEGEAFYDASLAEPMSCIIGAFHASYHTVPGKYEHTMEIVEGGKMALLAGGGPMGFGAIDYIIHREKKPSLLVVTDRNDDKIERAQSIFTQEEAKKNGVELIFVNTNNVENVSEYLMQFTDGTGYDDVFVYAPVKELLEDADKILGRDGCLNFFAGPIDTNFSAQLNFYNVHYAATHIVGTSGGNTDDMKESLQMSAEKRINPAVMVTHIGGLNSVADATLNLPNISGGKKLVYTHIDMELTAIDEFEEKGKIDPFFAGLAEITGRHKGLWSAEAEKYLLEEYKKLI is encoded by the coding sequence ATGAAAACAAAAGCAGTAAGACTATATGGTGCCAATGATTTAAGGTTAGAAGAGTTTGAATTACCTAAAATAAAAGAGGATGAAATACTGGTTAAAGTCATTACCGATAGCATTTGTATGTCAACCTATAAGGCAGCCAGCTTAGGAAAAAATCACAAACGAGTTCCTGAGGATATTCATGAAAATCCCATCATTGTGGGACATGAGTTTGCTGGAGTCATTGTAGAAGTGGGGAAAAAATGGCAGCATCAATTTAAAGCAGGAGATAAATTTGCCATCCAACCGGCTCTGAATTATAAAGGCAGCATGGCTTCTCCAGGTTATTCATACAAGTATTTTGGTGGAAACTGTACCTACACAATCATTCCCCAAGAAGTGATGGAGTTGGGATGCTTACTTCCCTATGAAGGCGAAGCATTCTATGATGCTTCTCTTGCAGAGCCAATGTCATGTATCATAGGGGCCTTCCACGCTTCCTATCATACGGTACCAGGAAAGTATGAACATACGATGGAAATTGTTGAAGGCGGGAAAATGGCACTTTTAGCCGGTGGTGGACCCATGGGATTCGGGGCCATAGACTATATTATTCATCGAGAGAAAAAACCAAGCCTGTTAGTGGTGACAGATCGTAATGATGATAAGATAGAGAGAGCCCAGTCCATTTTCACTCAAGAAGAGGCTAAGAAAAATGGCGTGGAGCTAATCTTTGTTAATACAAACAATGTTGAAAATGTAAGTGAATATTTAATGCAGTTCACAGATGGTACAGGATATGATGATGTCTTTGTGTATGCCCCAGTGAAAGAGTTACTTGAGGATGCTGATAAAATTTTAGGGAGAGATGGATGCCTAAACTTCTTTGCAGGTCCCATTGATACAAATTTTTCAGCACAACTAAATTTCTATAATGTTCACTATGCAGCTACCCACATTGTGGGAACCAGTGGGGGCAATACCGATGACATGAAGGAATCATTACAAATGTCAGCTGAAAAACGCATCAATCCTGCAGTAATGGTGACCCATATAGGTGGCTTGAATTCAGTAGCTGATGCAACTTTGAATCTACCCAATATATCAGGGGGTAAAAAGCTAGTCTATACACATATTGATATGGAATTAACCGCCATAGATGAATTTGAGGAAAAAGGAAAGATAGATCCATTCTTTGCAGGGCTTGCAGAAATCACTGGTAGACATAAGGGCTTATGGTCAGCAGAGGCGGAGAAATACTTATTAGAAGAATATAAAAAGCTAATATAA
- a CDS encoding BglG family transcription antiterminator, with product MKQMKMTTRKKDILYRLCKENDYVTISNVAQDLNVSSRTVLRELEEIGKWLEKEGVFLDKKTGVGIHLPCSLEKKEELLELIEHANSIKIFTPQERQTIIASELLQANEPIKFYYLTKILNVSEGTISHDLDKLEEWVDIYNLQLIRKPGLGVYIAGREKHKRRAIINLIYENVEEKQLLSFIQENITKSPEISGSIEIKTRNRLLNLIDKETIRTLEGLIYIAEEEMGYKLADSAYVGLIVHLALAIKRIKNNEIIIMDKEFLNELNQNPEFIIARKLALNLSDFFNIDIHEDEIGYITMHLMGSKNRGNVTKNETSTIGSFELVKLAREMIKIAEAETGSFIGNNEKLLTGLVNHLEPAIKRIKMKMDIRNPLLQEIKTRYPHLIKVSSKCAKVLEDYLGQKMPESEIAYIAMHLGAVIEKKEIMPQIRFRVAVACPSGIGTSKLLATRIEKEYDNMHVVGIISSFRLEESWLKQEEIDFIISTIPIEKSSIPVIKVNPLLLDEDKYHIHQSMKKISKTSIKPKEKRKANVSLKDKLIQMHNYSGAIIEVLDNLFLETYYVEDIEELIHIVSAMLVKEKVGQDKLTQDLLSREKKGGTLISGKGFSLLHCRTSSVEKLYFGAVRLIKPIYYLNSRGEEEAIDLVIVMIAPENSKQAYLEVISEVSKMIIDKPNFLVLLRGNAKEEAYLEISNCLNDFYRHKSN from the coding sequence ATGAAACAAATGAAAATGACCACAAGAAAGAAAGACATATTATATAGACTTTGCAAAGAAAATGATTATGTAACGATTTCCAATGTTGCACAGGATCTAAACGTGAGTTCAAGGACGGTCTTAAGAGAGCTAGAAGAAATAGGAAAGTGGTTAGAAAAAGAAGGGGTATTTTTAGATAAGAAAACAGGTGTTGGAATTCATCTACCCTGTTCCCTAGAGAAAAAAGAAGAATTGTTAGAATTGATTGAGCATGCCAATTCAATAAAGATATTTACACCTCAGGAAAGACAGACAATCATTGCAAGTGAATTATTACAGGCCAATGAACCCATTAAGTTTTACTACTTGACTAAAATTTTGAACGTATCTGAAGGGACGATAAGCCATGACTTAGATAAGCTAGAGGAATGGGTAGACATCTATAATCTTCAATTAATTAGAAAGCCAGGGCTTGGGGTTTACATTGCTGGTCGTGAAAAGCACAAGCGAAGGGCTATCATCAATCTTATTTATGAAAACGTAGAAGAAAAGCAATTATTAAGTTTTATTCAAGAAAATATAACAAAATCACCTGAGATATCAGGGAGCATTGAGATAAAAACAAGAAATAGACTTTTGAATTTAATAGATAAAGAGACAATTAGAACACTAGAAGGATTGATATATATAGCTGAAGAGGAGATGGGATACAAGCTGGCAGACAGTGCTTATGTTGGTTTGATTGTTCATCTTGCCTTGGCAATTAAGAGAATAAAAAATAATGAGATCATAATAATGGATAAGGAATTTCTAAATGAACTTAACCAAAATCCAGAATTTATCATTGCCAGAAAACTTGCACTTAATTTATCTGATTTCTTTAATATAGATATTCATGAGGATGAAATAGGGTATATCACCATGCATCTTATGGGTTCTAAAAACAGGGGAAATGTGACTAAAAATGAGACATCAACCATAGGAAGCTTTGAGCTTGTTAAATTAGCCAGGGAAATGATTAAAATAGCTGAAGCGGAAACCGGGAGCTTTATTGGAAACAATGAAAAGCTGTTAACAGGGCTTGTTAATCACTTAGAACCAGCTATCAAAAGGATAAAGATGAAAATGGATATCAGAAATCCCTTGCTACAAGAGATTAAAACCCGATATCCTCATTTAATTAAGGTAAGTAGTAAGTGCGCAAAGGTATTGGAGGATTATTTAGGGCAAAAAATGCCGGAATCAGAAATCGCATATATTGCCATGCACCTAGGGGCAGTGATTGAAAAAAAAGAAATAATGCCCCAAATAAGATTTAGAGTTGCTGTTGCCTGTCCTAGTGGAATTGGCACATCAAAGCTATTGGCTACAAGAATAGAAAAGGAATACGATAATATGCATGTTGTAGGGATTATATCATCCTTTCGACTAGAAGAAAGCTGGCTTAAGCAAGAAGAAATCGATTTTATCATTTCCACAATTCCCATTGAGAAGAGCAGTATTCCAGTGATAAAAGTCAATCCATTGCTATTAGATGAAGATAAATATCATATTCACCAATCAATGAAAAAAATAAGTAAAACAAGTATCAAGCCAAAGGAGAAAAGAAAGGCAAATGTAAGCCTTAAAGATAAACTCATACAAATGCATAACTACAGTGGCGCCATTATAGAGGTGTTGGATAATTTGTTCCTTGAAACCTATTATGTTGAGGATATTGAAGAGTTGATTCATATTGTCAGTGCCATGCTTGTAAAGGAAAAAGTAGGTCAAGACAAATTAACACAGGATCTATTAAGTAGGGAAAAAAAGGGTGGAACCCTTATTTCAGGCAAGGGGTTTAGTCTGCTTCACTGCAGGACCTCTAGTGTTGAAAAACTGTACTTTGGTGCAGTAAGGTTGATCAAGCCAATTTATTATTTGAATAGTAGGGGTGAGGAGGAGGCTATTGATTTAGTTATCGTCATGATCGCACCTGAGAACAGTAAACAAGCCTATCTTGAGGTAATTAGTGAAGTGAGTAAAATGATTATTGATAAACCTAATTTTCTGGTATTACTAAGAGGAAATGCAAAGGAAGAAGCCTATTTAGAGATCAGTAATTGTTTAAATGATTTTTATCGACATAAAAGTAATTGA
- a CDS encoding ZIP family metal transporter, which produces MESLLYSFFAGISTSLGVVVLIIFGKPSEKVLATLLGFAGGIMLAISVFELMPESVALGSMTSALIGFLLGAGMMYGLDMVLPHSHMSDSDNLVVENEGNLQSVENPMLRVGYLILFGIALHNLPEGLAIGAGLEASPELGIAIAVAIALHNIPEGLAMAGPLKAGGLSSMKIFLFTLVAGLMTPLGTAIGLLFFRISPVFIGGSLAFAAGAMIYIVNDELIPQANAMSSHLANAGLIAGLLLGFVFL; this is translated from the coding sequence ATGGAGAGCTTGTTATATAGTTTTTTTGCCGGTATTTCCACTTCTTTAGGAGTCGTGGTCTTGATTATTTTTGGTAAACCTAGTGAGAAGGTATTGGCAACATTATTAGGCTTTGCTGGTGGCATTATGCTAGCAATTTCTGTTTTTGAGTTGATGCCTGAATCTGTGGCCCTAGGTTCCATGACAAGTGCTTTGATTGGGTTTCTTCTTGGGGCAGGCATGATGTATGGGTTGGACATGGTTCTTCCTCATTCCCACATGTCTGACAGTGACAATCTTGTGGTAGAAAATGAAGGGAATCTTCAATCTGTGGAAAACCCAATGCTAAGGGTGGGCTACTTAATTTTGTTTGGTATTGCCCTTCATAATTTACCAGAGGGGTTAGCCATCGGAGCGGGGCTAGAAGCCAGTCCAGAGTTGGGGATTGCCATAGCTGTAGCCATTGCCCTTCACAATATACCAGAGGGGTTAGCCATGGCGGGTCCATTAAAGGCCGGAGGCCTTTCCTCCATGAAAATATTCTTATTTACCCTTGTGGCAGGATTGATGACACCACTAGGCACTGCCATTGGATTGTTATTCTTTAGAATATCGCCAGTCTTTATAGGGGGTTCCCTTGCCTTTGCCGCAGGAGCCATGATTTATATTGTGAACGATGAATTGATTCCACAGGCCAATGCAATGAGTAGTCATCTTGCTAATGCAGGTCTGATTGCAGGACTTTTATTAGGATTTGTATTTTTGTAG